A section of the Campylobacter lanienae NCTC 13004 genome encodes:
- the prfB gene encoding peptide chain release factor 2 yields MDNYEYNELLKSLKIKIDNIAKVINPSTIESRLSEIESLEQKPSFWSDIELASQIGKEKTKLNSMLSKFQNAQNALNDATELFDLANSENDLDTINSLFEDSENLEDLITNLEVSMMLSGEDDNKNAIVTIHPGAGGTESNDWASMLYRMYLRFCEREGYKVETLDFQEGDEAGIKDVSFIVKGENAYGYLKAENGIHRLVRTSPFDSAGRRHTSFSSVMVSPEVDDDIAIEIEDKDLRLDYYRASGAGGQHVNKTESAVRITHIPTGIVVQCQNDRSQHKNKATAMKMLKSRLYELELERQRAASDSVEKSEMGWGHQIRSYVLFPYKQVKDNRSNIAYSQADAVLDGDIKKIIEAVLISQKTQN; encoded by the coding sequence TTGGATAATTACGAATATAACGAGCTTTTAAAGAGTTTAAAAATAAAAATTGATAATATCGCTAAGGTTATAAATCCCTCAACCATTGAGTCTAGGCTATCTGAGATTGAGAGTTTAGAGCAAAAGCCAAGCTTTTGGAGTGATATAGAGCTTGCTAGCCAAATCGGCAAAGAGAAAACCAAGCTAAATTCAATGCTAAGCAAATTCCAAAATGCTCAAAATGCTTTAAATGACGCAACCGAGCTATTTGACTTAGCAAATTCAGAAAACGATCTTGATACGATAAATTCGCTATTTGAAGATTCAGAAAATTTAGAAGATTTAATTACAAATTTAGAAGTCTCTATGATGCTTAGCGGCGAAGATGATAATAAAAATGCTATTGTTACTATCCATCCTGGAGCCGGCGGGACTGAGAGCAATGACTGGGCGAGTATGCTTTATAGAATGTATTTGAGATTTTGTGAAAGAGAGGGCTATAAGGTAGAAACCTTGGATTTTCAAGAGGGCGATGAAGCTGGTATTAAAGATGTAAGCTTCATTGTCAAAGGTGAAAATGCGTATGGATATTTAAAGGCTGAAAATGGCATCCATCGTCTTGTTAGAACTAGCCCATTTGATAGTGCAGGACGCCGCCATACAAGCTTTTCAAGTGTAATGGTAAGCCCTGAAGTTGATGATGATATAGCTATAGAGATAGAAGATAAGGATTTAAGGTTAGATTATTACAGAGCTAGTGGGGCAGGTGGTCAGCATGTCAATAAAACAGAGAGCGCAGTCCGCATAACTCACATACCTACAGGTATCGTAGTTCAGTGCCAAAATGATAGAAGTCAGCACAAAAACAAAGCCACAGCTATGAAAATGCTAAAATCAAGGCTTTATGAGCTTGAATTAGAGAGACAAAGAGCCGCTAGCGACTCAGTAGAAAAGAGCGAAATGGGTTGGGGGCATCAAATTCGCTCATATGTCCTATTCCCATATAAACAGGTAAAAGACAATAGAAGTAATATCGCATATTCTCAAGCTGATGCGGTGCTAGATGGCGATATTAAAAAGATTATAGAAGCGGTTTTGATCAGCCAAAAAACACAAAATTAG
- the panC gene encoding pantoate--beta-alanine ligase, producing the protein MQILKTISQLREFRSKCSGSVGFVPTMGALHAGHAELIKSSVTQNDHTIVSIFVNPTQFLAGEDLNRYPRTPEADIKICELCQVDAVFMPEVDEIYSEDEPKIIAPKELSSVLEGHSRPGHFDGVCTILTKFFNLIKPTNAYFGKKDTQQLLIVENMVKSLFMDINIIGVDIVRSSDGLALSSRNSYLNDDELAQALKLSRSLMKASNLIKANQLNSIEIKKSMSSILEPLKVDYIEIVDKNLKQIQNIELGNSIILVAAYVGNTRLIDNLWV; encoded by the coding sequence ATGCAAATTTTAAAAACCATATCCCAACTGCGTGAGTTTAGATCTAAATGCTCTGGTAGTGTAGGTTTTGTGCCGACAATGGGGGCGTTACACGCTGGCCACGCAGAATTAATCAAAAGCTCCGTAACTCAAAATGATCATACAATTGTAAGTATATTTGTCAATCCAACGCAATTTTTAGCCGGTGAGGATCTAAACAGGTATCCTAGAACGCCTGAAGCTGATATCAAAATTTGTGAGTTGTGTCAAGTTGATGCGGTATTTATGCCTGAAGTTGATGAAATTTATAGCGAAGATGAGCCAAAGATTATAGCACCAAAAGAGCTTAGCAGCGTGTTAGAAGGCCATTCTAGGCCGGGGCATTTTGATGGAGTTTGTACTATTTTGACTAAATTTTTTAATCTTATTAAACCTACAAATGCCTACTTTGGTAAAAAAGATACCCAACAGCTTTTAATCGTTGAAAATATGGTAAAATCACTATTTATGGATATTAATATCATTGGGGTTGATATAGTAAGATCTAGTGATGGACTAGCCTTATCAAGTCGAAACTCATATCTAAATGATGATGAGCTAGCTCAAGCTCTTAAACTATCTAGGTCATTAATGAAAGCTAGTAATCTAATCAAAGCCAATCAGCTAAATTCAATTGAGATTAAAAAATCTATGAGTAGTATTTTGGAGCCTTTAAAGGTAGATTATATCGAAATTGTGGATAAAAACTTAAAGCAAATTCAAAATATAGAGCTAGGCAATAGCATTATTTTGGTCGCTGCGTATGTCGGCAATACAAGATTAATTGATAATTTGTGGGTGTAA
- the rimO gene encoding 30S ribosomal protein S12 methylthiotransferase RimO, with protein MANLYLVSLGCNKNLVDSEIMLGRLGAYDIVDDPNDADVMIVNTCGFIEDAKSESISTILELASYKKPNSVLVVTGCLMQRYRDELMRELPEVDIFTGVGDYARIDEIILKKQNLFSPDTYLQPKNTKRVITGSSYHAYIKISEGCNQKCSFCAIPSFKGKLKSRDIDSIVAEIKELISRGYNDFSFIAQDSSSFLRDCGKSDGLIDLIDAVEKIDGINAARILYLYPTSTNERLIQKIIDSKVFVNYFDMPIQHINDEMLKIMRRGANKDKIINLLNMMRSAPNSFLRTGIIIGHPGEKDSYFNELCEFLREFKFDRISAFAYSKEEDTLAYDMEQIEPKIITQRLNKIEKIIKSVIDESFKGLVGRTIKIQINGVSSEGEMFYGAKAVIWDRDIDGEILINDSQIPNPKVGQIYNCQITEYAKDKLIGQIVCD; from the coding sequence GTGGCAAATTTATATTTAGTTTCCCTTGGGTGTAATAAAAATTTAGTTGATAGTGAGATTATGCTTGGTAGGCTGGGCGCTTATGATATAGTAGATGATCCAAATGATGCTGATGTGATGATAGTAAATACCTGTGGTTTTATAGAAGATGCCAAGAGTGAGAGCATTAGCACTATTTTGGAGTTGGCTAGCTATAAAAAGCCAAATTCCGTCTTAGTAGTGACAGGTTGTTTGATGCAAAGATATCGTGATGAGCTTATGCGTGAGCTTCCTGAAGTTGATATATTTACTGGTGTGGGGGATTATGCTAGGATTGATGAGATCATCCTTAAAAAGCAAAATTTATTTAGTCCCGATACATATTTACAACCTAAAAATACCAAAAGAGTAATCACCGGCTCAAGCTATCACGCATATATCAAAATTTCTGAAGGTTGTAATCAAAAGTGTAGCTTTTGTGCTATTCCAAGCTTTAAAGGCAAGTTAAAAAGTAGAGATATCGATAGCATAGTTGCTGAAATAAAAGAGCTAATTAGTAGAGGATATAATGATTTTAGCTTTATCGCTCAAGATAGTAGCTCATTTTTGCGTGATTGTGGCAAGAGTGATGGGCTAATTGATTTGATCGATGCGGTTGAAAAGATAGATGGGATTAATGCTGCTAGGATTTTGTATCTATATCCAACTAGCACTAATGAGAGACTGATACAAAAAATCATAGACTCAAAGGTCTTTGTAAATTACTTTGATATGCCTATTCAGCATATTAATGATGAGATGTTAAAGATAATGCGAAGGGGTGCTAATAAAGATAAAATTATAAATCTTTTAAATATGATGAGATCGGCGCCAAATAGCTTTTTGCGAACTGGGATTATAATAGGCCATCCTGGCGAAAAAGATAGCTATTTTAATGAGCTTTGTGAGTTTTTGCGTGAGTTTAAATTTGATAGAATTTCAGCTTTTGCCTACTCTAAAGAAGAAGATACCCTAGCTTATGATATGGAGCAAATAGAGCCTAAAATAATCACACAAAGGCTAAATAAGATTGAAAAGATCATAAAATCCGTAATTGATGAGAGCTTCAAAGGCTTAGTTGGTCGCACTATCAAAATCCAAATCAATGGCGTAAGTAGCGAAGGGGAGATGTTTTATGGGGCTAAAGCTGTGATTTGGGATAGGGATATTGATGGTGAGATTTTAATAAATGATAGCCAAATACCAAATCCAAAAGTTGGACAAATTTATAATTGTCAAATCACTGAATATGCTAAAGATAAATTGATTGGGCAGATCGTTTGCGATTAG